From a single Kitasatospora sp. NBC_00458 genomic region:
- a CDS encoding serine/threonine-protein kinase, translated as MKADDVVGGRYRLDRELGQGGFGVVWAAYDETIGRPVALKVLSEEKASDEEAVSRFIREAKTVGGLSNPHIVTLHDYGRVQDGPRWTHYLVMELVRGRPLSALLRDGTPDLTVSLKWTRQVCKALDAAHRSGVVHRDIKPENIMIADTGEAKVLDFGIARLLTQSGSGLTSTGVVIGTPPYLAPECWAGGRIDGRADLYALGVLLYQLCTGRRPFNAGSAVTMMYQHLNEAPPPPRTADPALDRLVLQLLAKDPADRPADAAEVRRRLRDVRLGPDPEQLRTRADDAWRRGAAGSPERAVEQLTALIPEFARAFGPADPRTLRTCHDLALWLARSGSPGAAVALLRELVPALDGHERARTDVERDLDRWERETVLAGPGPVRPLVLAELLDGTPQHG; from the coding sequence ATGAAGGCGGACGATGTCGTGGGCGGCCGCTACCGGCTGGACCGGGAGCTCGGGCAGGGCGGCTTCGGTGTGGTGTGGGCCGCCTACGACGAGACCATCGGCCGGCCGGTCGCGCTCAAGGTGCTCTCCGAGGAGAAGGCCAGCGACGAGGAGGCGGTCAGCAGGTTCATCCGCGAGGCCAAGACCGTCGGCGGCCTCTCCAACCCGCACATCGTCACCCTGCACGACTACGGCCGGGTGCAGGACGGCCCCCGCTGGACCCACTACCTGGTGATGGAGCTGGTCCGGGGCCGTCCGCTCTCCGCGCTGCTCCGCGACGGCACCCCCGACCTGACGGTCTCCCTCAAGTGGACGCGGCAGGTCTGCAAGGCCCTGGACGCCGCGCACCGCTCGGGCGTGGTGCACCGGGACATCAAGCCCGAGAACATCATGATCGCCGACACCGGCGAGGCCAAGGTGCTGGACTTCGGCATCGCCCGGCTGCTCACCCAGTCCGGCAGCGGGCTCACCTCCACCGGCGTGGTCATCGGCACCCCGCCGTACCTGGCGCCCGAGTGCTGGGCCGGCGGGCGGATCGACGGCCGGGCCGACCTGTACGCGCTCGGCGTGCTGCTCTACCAGCTCTGCACCGGCCGCCGCCCGTTCAACGCGGGCTCGGCGGTCACCATGATGTACCAGCACCTCAACGAGGCGCCGCCGCCGCCGCGCACCGCCGACCCGGCGCTCGACCGGCTGGTCCTGCAGCTGCTCGCCAAGGACCCGGCCGACCGGCCCGCCGACGCCGCCGAGGTCCGCAGGCGGCTGCGGGACGTCAGGCTCGGCCCGGACCCGGAGCAGCTGCGGACCAGGGCGGACGACGCCTGGCGGCGCGGCGCGGCCGGCTCGCCGGAGCGGGCCGTGGAGCAGCTGACCGCGCTGATACCGGAGTTCGCCCGGGCCTTCGGGCCGGCCGACCCGCGGACCCTGCGGACCTGCCACGACCTGGCGCTCTGGCTGGCCCGCTCGGGCAGTCCGGGGGCGGCCGTCGCGCTGCTGCGCGAACTGGTCCCGGCCCTGGACGGCCACGAGCGGGCCCGCACCGACGTCGAACGCGACCTGGACCGCTGGGAGCGCGAGACGGTCCTCGCGGGCCCCGGCCCGGTCCGGCCGCTAGTGCTGGCCGAGCTGCTCGACGGCACGCCGCAGCACGGCTGA
- a CDS encoding amino acid ABC transporter permease, whose translation MTVTTTPAVLGKSADRPATAPLDIGELAGLRTVRARHPWRWAAGLGALVVLAQFTHGLVTNPGWDWATFRVYFSAETILRAVGRTVELTAYGTLLGFLLGAVVAAMRLSRSAILQSIAWAYVWAFRSIPLIVQLVFWFNLSYLYKRFGVGIPFGPTFGDFETVGVLGALGAAVLGLGLHQAAFAAEIIRGGIIAVDAGQREAAAALGVPRWRQAWRIVLPQAMRSILPSAANEVISLFKGTSVVYVMAIGELFYQVQVVYGRTGRVVPMLMVATVWYVLLTTVLSIGQYYVERYFARGADRNPPPTPLQRARAFARGLRDRTGPPKTGPVTVGPVTAGPDKTAPGGRS comes from the coding sequence ATGACCGTCACCACCACCCCGGCCGTCCTCGGCAAGTCCGCGGACAGACCGGCCACCGCCCCGCTCGACATCGGCGAACTCGCCGGACTGCGCACCGTCCGCGCCCGGCACCCCTGGCGCTGGGCGGCCGGCCTCGGCGCCCTCGTCGTCCTCGCCCAGTTCACCCACGGACTGGTCACCAACCCCGGCTGGGACTGGGCGACCTTCCGCGTCTACTTCTCCGCCGAGACCATCCTGCGCGCGGTCGGCCGGACCGTCGAACTCACCGCCTACGGCACCCTGCTGGGCTTCCTGCTGGGCGCCGTGGTGGCCGCGATGCGGCTCTCCCGCAGCGCGATCCTGCAGTCCATCGCCTGGGCCTACGTCTGGGCGTTCCGCTCGATCCCGCTGATCGTCCAGCTGGTCTTCTGGTTCAACCTGTCGTACCTCTACAAGCGGTTCGGCGTCGGCATCCCGTTCGGCCCGACCTTCGGCGACTTCGAGACGGTCGGCGTCCTCGGCGCGCTCGGCGCGGCCGTGCTCGGCCTCGGCCTGCACCAGGCCGCGTTCGCCGCCGAGATCATCCGCGGCGGCATCATCGCCGTCGACGCCGGCCAGCGCGAGGCCGCCGCCGCGCTGGGCGTGCCGCGCTGGCGCCAGGCCTGGCGGATCGTGCTGCCGCAGGCGATGCGCAGCATCCTGCCGTCCGCCGCCAACGAGGTGATCTCGCTCTTCAAGGGCACCTCGGTGGTCTACGTGATGGCCATCGGCGAGCTCTTCTACCAGGTGCAGGTGGTCTACGGCCGCACCGGCCGGGTGGTGCCGATGCTGATGGTCGCCACCGTCTGGTACGTGCTGCTCACCACCGTGCTGTCGATCGGCCAGTACTACGTCGAGCGCTACTTCGCCCGGGGCGCCGACCGCAACCCGCCGCCCACCCCGCTCCAGCGGGCCCGGGCCTTCGCCCGGGGCCTGCGCGACCGCACCGGCCCGCCGAAGACCGGCCCCGTGACCGTCGGCCCCGTGACCGCCGGCCCCGACAAGACCGCCCCCGGAGGACGCTCGTGA
- a CDS encoding ABC transporter substrate-binding protein, which translates to MSLPRRALVTAAAALAAALTLAACGSSSDAAADLAPAKGSTAPNGTTVNLTPNQNRVTTPKVDALAALLPEEVRKRGTLTVVDSLGTTPPLDFYANDDKTIIGVEPDIAVLIGNVLGLKVEFNPVSWENIFVGLDSGKYDVGISNITVTEARKEKYDFATYRLDILGFEAKKGSGWKVTGPKDIAGKTIAVSSGTNQEKLLISWNEENAKNGLKAADIKYFQSSSDYYLALSSGRIDAYVGPNPVAAFHGVQTGETEVIGTYSGGGADVLGKIGATTKKDSGLVQALNGAINEIIKNGTYGQVLKRWGLEAEAVQTSEINPVGLPKPKP; encoded by the coding sequence ATGTCCCTACCCCGTCGCGCCCTCGTGACCGCCGCCGCCGCGCTCGCCGCCGCCCTCACCCTGGCCGCCTGCGGAAGCTCCTCGGACGCCGCGGCGGACCTCGCCCCCGCGAAGGGCAGCACCGCGCCGAACGGCACCACGGTGAACCTGACCCCGAACCAGAACCGGGTGACCACGCCGAAGGTCGACGCCCTCGCGGCGCTGCTACCGGAGGAGGTCAGAAAGCGGGGCACACTGACCGTCGTCGACTCGCTCGGCACCACCCCGCCGCTGGACTTCTACGCCAACGACGACAAGACCATCATCGGCGTCGAGCCCGACATCGCCGTGCTGATCGGCAACGTGCTCGGCCTCAAGGTCGAGTTCAACCCGGTCTCCTGGGAGAACATCTTCGTCGGCCTGGACAGCGGCAAGTACGACGTCGGCATCTCCAACATCACCGTCACCGAGGCCCGCAAGGAGAAGTACGACTTCGCCACCTACCGCCTGGACATCCTCGGCTTCGAGGCGAAGAAGGGCAGCGGCTGGAAGGTCACCGGGCCCAAGGACATCGCCGGCAAGACCATCGCCGTCTCCTCCGGCACCAACCAGGAGAAGCTGCTGATCTCCTGGAACGAGGAGAACGCCAAGAACGGCCTGAAGGCCGCCGACATCAAGTACTTCCAGAGCTCCTCCGACTACTACCTGGCGCTCTCCTCCGGCCGGATCGACGCCTATGTCGGCCCCAACCCGGTGGCCGCCTTCCACGGCGTGCAGACCGGCGAGACCGAGGTGATCGGCACCTACTCGGGCGGCGGGGCGGACGTCCTCGGCAAGATCGGGGCCACCACGAAGAAGGACAGCGGCCTGGTCCAGGCGCTCAACGGCGCGATCAACGAGATCATCAAGAACGGCACCTACGGCCAGGTGCTGAAGCGCTGGGGGCTGGAGGCGGAGGCCGTCCAGACGTCCGAGATCAACCCGGTCGGCCTGCCCAAGCCCAAGCCCTGA
- a CDS encoding TetR/AcrR family transcriptional regulator, with protein MEASSAPVPPAPEPARPRRAGYRRLPVQQRREQLIAVALELFATRPPEEVGLDDVAEAAGASRPLVYRYFAGGKQQLYEAALRSAAEELTGRFAVPLAGTPTEQLAAVLERYFAFVEEHGAGYSALLRGGSVVETARTSAIVDDVRRAALKRTLRHLGVREAGPRLTLLVRSWIAVVEGASLSWLDEGRALPVTELREWLVDQFVAMAAATALHDPQTAGVLSSLLVLEGTDSPRTARLRAVLAP; from the coding sequence ATGGAAGCCAGCTCAGCGCCCGTCCCGCCCGCCCCCGAGCCGGCCCGGCCGCGGCGCGCCGGATACCGGCGGCTGCCGGTGCAGCAGCGGCGTGAGCAGCTGATCGCGGTGGCGCTGGAGCTGTTCGCCACCCGCCCTCCCGAGGAGGTCGGGCTGGACGACGTCGCGGAGGCCGCCGGGGCCTCCCGGCCGCTGGTGTACCGCTACTTCGCGGGCGGCAAGCAGCAGCTGTACGAGGCCGCGCTGCGCAGCGCGGCCGAGGAGCTGACCGGCCGGTTCGCGGTACCGCTCGCGGGCACGCCGACCGAGCAGCTGGCCGCCGTGCTGGAGCGGTACTTCGCGTTCGTCGAGGAGCACGGCGCCGGCTACTCGGCGCTGCTGCGCGGCGGTTCGGTGGTCGAGACGGCCCGGACCTCGGCGATCGTGGACGACGTCCGGCGGGCCGCGCTGAAGCGGACGCTGCGCCACCTCGGGGTGCGCGAGGCGGGGCCGCGGCTCACCCTGCTGGTGCGCTCGTGGATCGCGGTGGTCGAGGGCGCCTCGCTGAGCTGGCTGGACGAGGGGCGGGCGCTGCCGGTCACCGAGCTGCGGGAGTGGCTGGTGGACCAGTTCGTGGCGATGGCCGCGGCGACGGCGCTGCACGATCCGCAGACCGCCGGGGTGCTGTCCTCGCTGCTGGTCCTGGAGGGCACGGACTCGCCGCGGACGGCGCGGCTGCGGGCGGTGCTCGCGCCTTAG
- a CDS encoding ABC transporter substrate-binding protein, which yields MRTTTARRLLLATTALLPVLALAACGSDPKAASPGAGQQAASAAAEDLVSGIKKSDTAAALLPADVRSAGTVKFGSSIGAPPTAFYVDQATKKAAGVDIDFTDAVAKVLGLTVQREEAAFETILPALGSGKYDVGTGNFGVTTTRLKTIDFVTYIDDGQGFAVKKDNNSIEPVTDLVQLCGRTIGTGAGTTFETTLNAKKSVCTDAGKPPFEVKAFSDTGAVLTSLQQGRVDLVMSTINGLRYQAAQEASGTRFLGEFHRLDVGFAFKKGSPLTPAFQAAVNQLIKDGSYERILKKWGVADSAIKESQISPPEHA from the coding sequence GTGAGAACCACCACCGCCCGCCGCCTCCTGCTCGCGACGACCGCCCTCCTCCCGGTCCTGGCGCTGGCCGCGTGCGGGTCGGACCCGAAGGCCGCCTCGCCGGGCGCCGGCCAGCAGGCCGCCTCCGCCGCCGCCGAGGACCTGGTCTCCGGCATCAAGAAGTCGGACACCGCGGCCGCACTGCTGCCCGCCGACGTCCGCTCCGCCGGGACGGTGAAGTTCGGCTCCTCGATCGGTGCCCCGCCCACCGCGTTCTACGTCGACCAGGCCACCAAGAAGGCGGCCGGGGTGGACATCGACTTCACCGACGCGGTGGCCAAGGTGCTCGGCCTGACGGTGCAGCGCGAGGAGGCCGCCTTCGAGACCATCCTGCCCGCGCTGGGCAGCGGCAAGTACGACGTCGGCACCGGCAACTTCGGGGTCACCACGACCCGGCTGAAGACCATCGACTTCGTCACCTACATCGACGACGGCCAGGGCTTCGCGGTCAAGAAGGACAACAACTCCATCGAGCCGGTGACCGACCTGGTGCAGCTGTGCGGGCGCACCATCGGCACCGGCGCCGGCACCACCTTCGAGACCACGCTCAACGCCAAGAAGAGCGTCTGCACCGACGCCGGCAAGCCGCCCTTCGAGGTGAAGGCGTTCAGCGACACCGGCGCGGTGCTGACCAGCCTCCAGCAGGGCCGGGTCGACCTCGTGATGTCCACCATCAACGGCCTGCGCTACCAGGCCGCCCAGGAGGCCTCGGGGACCAGGTTCCTCGGCGAGTTCCACCGCCTCGACGTCGGCTTCGCGTTCAAGAAGGGCTCCCCGCTCACCCCCGCGTTCCAGGCGGCGGTCAACCAGCTGATCAAGGACGGCAGCTACGAGCGGATCCTGAAGAAGTGGGGGGTGGCCGACTCGGCCATCAAGGAGTCCCAGATCAGCCCGCCCGAGCACGCGTGA
- a CDS encoding amino acid ABC transporter permease, with amino-acid sequence MATPQDVLPAPALTKTAGPPPATAPDAAAADARIVARRRPGQWVSAAVALLVFVMVANSLVRNQAFQWGVVADWFTATSVLNGLTLTLWLTAVTLALGFVLGTVLATMRLSSNPVLRTLSWVYIWIFRSTPALVQLLLFFNIGALYPTLGIGIPFGPEFLTVKTVNLFGPTLTAVVGLTLLEAAYAAEVVRGGILSVDRGQLEAAAALGIGRRRVLLRIVVPQAMRSIVPTAGNMLISALKGTSIISVLAVSDLLYSVQLVYLQSYQVIPMLMVATIWYIVITTVLSVGQYYVERHYARGATREGLPPTPLQKARAAYRRLRTAADADTADTRSGPGRTPAKETVR; translated from the coding sequence ATGGCCACCCCGCAGGACGTCCTCCCCGCCCCCGCCCTCACCAAGACCGCCGGACCGCCACCCGCCACCGCCCCCGACGCGGCGGCGGCCGACGCCCGGATCGTCGCCCGCCGCCGCCCCGGCCAGTGGGTCTCCGCCGCCGTCGCCCTGCTCGTCTTCGTGATGGTCGCCAACTCACTCGTCCGCAACCAGGCGTTCCAGTGGGGTGTGGTCGCCGACTGGTTCACCGCCACCTCGGTGCTGAACGGGCTCACCCTGACGCTGTGGCTGACCGCCGTCACCCTCGCCCTCGGCTTCGTGCTCGGCACCGTCCTCGCCACCATGCGGCTCTCCTCCAACCCGGTGCTGCGCACGCTCAGCTGGGTCTACATCTGGATCTTCCGCTCCACCCCCGCCCTGGTCCAGCTGCTGCTGTTCTTCAACATCGGCGCGCTCTACCCGACCCTCGGCATCGGCATCCCGTTCGGCCCGGAGTTCCTCACCGTCAAGACCGTCAACCTCTTCGGCCCCACCCTCACCGCCGTCGTCGGGCTCACCCTGCTGGAGGCCGCGTACGCCGCCGAGGTGGTCCGCGGCGGGATCCTCTCCGTGGACCGCGGCCAGCTGGAGGCCGCCGCGGCGCTCGGCATCGGCCGCCGCCGGGTGCTGCTGCGGATCGTCGTCCCGCAGGCGATGCGCTCCATCGTGCCCACCGCGGGGAACATGCTGATCAGCGCGCTCAAGGGGACCAGCATCATCAGCGTGCTGGCCGTCTCCGACCTGCTGTACTCGGTCCAGCTGGTCTACCTGCAGTCCTACCAGGTCATCCCGATGCTGATGGTCGCCACCATCTGGTACATCGTGATCACCACCGTGCTGTCCGTCGGCCAGTACTACGTCGAGCGGCACTACGCCAGGGGCGCCACCCGCGAGGGGCTGCCGCCCACCCCGCTGCAGAAGGCCCGGGCCGCGTACCGGCGGCTGCGCACCGCCGCGGACGCCGACACCGCCGACACCCGGTCCGGCCCCGGCCGCACCCCGGCGAAGGAGACGGTCCGATGA
- a CDS encoding LLM class flavin-dependent oxidoreductase, with amino-acid sequence MPVEFLGIAATGDGSETTARTTAAFDRDYTLRLARAHEDHGWDRVLFAYGAGAPDPAPAAAFLAAHLDKLQILLAHRPNVSYPTFAAKTFATLDRISNGRLTVHFITGGNDHEQQREGDFLTKDERYARTREYIGIVKKAWTSREPFDHEGEHYRFNDFVSDVFPVQQPRPGVSFGGSSEAAYAAGGAEADVYCLWGEPLARTAEQIERVKEAARAAGRTDVPRIQVAFRPIIAPTEELAWEKAYRTVDAIKARRESGELIRRGRPQGAVPENTGSQRLLEIAEAGERYDRALWTPTAAATGGAGNSNALVGTPETVAQALLDYYDLGVDILSARGYDLVGDTIDFGRHVIPIVREEVAKRDAEKAARADRAERDRQQLIAVQA; translated from the coding sequence ATGCCCGTCGAATTCCTCGGCATAGCCGCCACCGGCGACGGTTCGGAGACCACCGCCCGCACCACCGCCGCGTTCGACCGCGACTACACCCTCCGGCTGGCCCGGGCCCACGAGGACCACGGCTGGGACCGCGTGCTGTTCGCCTACGGCGCCGGCGCCCCCGACCCCGCGCCCGCCGCGGCCTTCCTCGCCGCACACCTCGACAAGCTGCAGATCCTGCTCGCCCACCGGCCGAACGTCTCCTACCCGACCTTCGCCGCCAAGACCTTCGCGACCCTCGACCGGATCAGCAACGGCCGGCTCACCGTCCACTTCATCACCGGCGGCAACGACCACGAGCAGCAGCGCGAGGGCGACTTCCTCACCAAGGACGAGCGGTACGCCCGCACCCGGGAGTACATCGGCATCGTCAAGAAGGCGTGGACCAGCCGGGAGCCCTTCGACCACGAGGGCGAGCACTACCGGTTCAACGACTTCGTCTCGGACGTCTTCCCGGTGCAGCAGCCGCGCCCGGGCGTCTCCTTCGGCGGCTCCTCGGAGGCGGCCTACGCCGCCGGCGGCGCCGAGGCGGACGTCTACTGCCTCTGGGGCGAGCCGCTGGCCCGGACCGCCGAGCAGATCGAGCGGGTGAAGGAGGCGGCGCGGGCCGCCGGGCGCACCGACGTGCCGCGGATCCAGGTGGCGTTCCGGCCGATCATCGCGCCGACCGAGGAGCTGGCCTGGGAGAAGGCGTACCGGACGGTCGACGCGATCAAGGCCCGCCGGGAGAGCGGCGAGCTGATCCGCCGGGGCCGCCCGCAGGGCGCCGTACCGGAGAACACCGGTTCGCAGCGGCTGCTGGAGATCGCCGAGGCGGGCGAGCGCTACGACCGCGCGCTCTGGACCCCGACCGCCGCCGCCACCGGCGGGGCCGGCAACTCCAACGCGCTGGTCGGCACCCCGGAGACGGTCGCCCAGGCGCTGCTCGACTACTACGACCTCGGCGTGGACATCCTCTCGGCGCGCGGCTACGACCTGGTCGGCGACACCATCGACTTCGGCCGCCACGTGATCCCGATCGTCCGCGAGGAGGTGGCCAAGCGGGACGCCGAGAAGGCGGCCCGGGCCGACCGGGCGGAGCGCGACCGGCAGCAGCTGATCGCGGTGCAGGCGTGA
- a CDS encoding MBL fold metallo-hydrolase: protein METTRIRPELTLITLDFGTVYLWRDEDGTLTLVDTGIAGQADAIEAAIRAVGADPAALRTIVLTHHHEDHTGSAAELAKRLGAEVVAHRLEAPVIRGEQEPAPFVLSPFEQQIWDSLPPRPPAPPCEVHREVGDGDVLGFGGGAVVVHVPGHTDGSIALHLPGPGVLFTGDIAANVDGRTMPGVFNTDPALAVESFRRLAALESRTVLFGHGDPVVEDGSAVLRRAVEQLGQH, encoded by the coding sequence ATGGAGACCACCCGGATACGCCCCGAACTGACCCTGATCACCCTCGACTTCGGCACCGTCTACCTCTGGCGCGACGAGGACGGCACGCTCACCCTGGTCGACACCGGCATCGCCGGACAGGCCGACGCGATCGAGGCGGCGATCCGCGCCGTCGGCGCCGACCCGGCCGCGCTGCGCACCATCGTGCTCACCCACCACCACGAGGACCACACCGGCTCGGCGGCCGAACTGGCGAAGCGGCTGGGCGCCGAGGTCGTGGCGCACCGGCTGGAGGCCCCGGTGATCCGGGGCGAGCAGGAGCCCGCGCCGTTCGTGCTGAGCCCCTTCGAGCAGCAGATCTGGGACAGCCTGCCGCCGCGGCCCCCGGCCCCGCCGTGCGAGGTGCACCGCGAGGTCGGGGACGGCGACGTGCTCGGCTTCGGCGGCGGCGCGGTGGTGGTGCACGTGCCGGGGCACACCGACGGCTCGATCGCGCTGCACCTGCCCGGCCCCGGGGTGCTGTTCACCGGGGACATCGCGGCCAACGTGGACGGCCGGACCATGCCCGGCGTCTTCAACACCGATCCGGCGCTGGCCGTCGAGTCGTTCCGCCGACTGGCCGCGCTGGAGTCCCGGACGGTGCTGTTCGGCCACGGCGACCCGGTCGTCGAGGACGGCTCAGCCGTGCTGCGGCGTGCCGTCGAGCAGCTCGGCCAGCACTAG
- a CDS encoding GNAT family N-acetyltransferase, translating to MSGARPGTGLDVEVRRVTVDDPLVEPLLRELTEEYVNRYGPSAHSEMTRFPPDSWTEPHGVLLLLLENGEPVAGGAYKRYDERTAEVKRMWTHSAHRRRGLARRVLTELEQAAAAVGYRRIYLTTGPLQPEAKGLYLATGYTPLFDVTADPLTIGPLPFEKHLK from the coding sequence GTGAGCGGCGCCCGGCCAGGGACCGGCCTCGACGTCGAGGTCCGCCGGGTCACCGTCGACGACCCGCTCGTCGAACCGCTGCTGCGCGAACTCACCGAGGAGTACGTCAACCGGTACGGGCCGTCCGCGCACAGCGAGATGACCCGCTTCCCGCCCGACAGCTGGACCGAGCCGCACGGCGTGCTGCTGCTCCTGCTGGAGAACGGCGAGCCGGTGGCCGGCGGCGCGTACAAGCGCTACGACGAGCGGACCGCCGAGGTGAAGCGGATGTGGACGCACTCCGCGCACCGGCGGCGCGGTCTGGCCCGCCGGGTGCTGACCGAGCTGGAGCAGGCCGCCGCGGCGGTCGGCTACCGCCGGATCTACCTCACCACCGGGCCGCTCCAGCCGGAGGCCAAGGGCCTCTACCTGGCCACCGGCTACACCCCGCTGTTCGACGTCACCGCCGATCCGCTGACCATCGGGCCGCTGCCGTTCGAGAAGCACCTGAAGTGA
- a CDS encoding amino acid ABC transporter ATP-binding protein codes for MVQVRGLHKSFGPQAVLRGVDLDVPVGSVTVVLGPSGSGKSTLLRSINHLEKVDRGFVAIDGELIGYRRSGDRLHELKEREVLRQRTNIGFVFQNFNLFPHLTVLENIVEAPVSALRRSKAEARARALELLGRVGLADRADAYPRQLSGGQQQRVAIARALALDPKVLLFDEPTSALDPELVGEVLDVIKDLALGGTTMIVVTHEIGFAREVADTVVFMDDGVVVEQGPPAAVLDDPQHERTKAFLAKVL; via the coding sequence ATGGTGCAGGTCCGCGGCCTGCACAAGAGCTTCGGCCCGCAGGCCGTGCTGCGCGGCGTCGACCTCGACGTCCCGGTCGGCTCGGTGACCGTGGTGCTCGGCCCGTCCGGCTCCGGCAAGTCCACCCTGCTGCGCTCGATCAACCACCTGGAGAAGGTCGACAGGGGCTTCGTCGCGATCGACGGCGAGCTGATCGGCTACCGCCGCTCCGGGGACCGGCTGCACGAGCTGAAGGAGCGCGAGGTCCTCCGGCAGCGGACCAACATCGGCTTCGTCTTCCAGAACTTCAACCTCTTCCCGCACCTGACCGTGCTGGAGAACATCGTCGAGGCGCCGGTCAGCGCGCTGCGCCGGTCCAAGGCCGAGGCCAGGGCGCGGGCGCTGGAGCTGCTCGGCCGGGTCGGGCTGGCCGACCGGGCGGACGCCTACCCGCGCCAGCTCTCCGGCGGCCAGCAGCAGCGGGTGGCGATCGCCCGGGCGCTGGCGCTGGACCCGAAGGTGCTGCTCTTCGACGAGCCGACCTCGGCCCTCGACCCGGAGCTGGTCGGCGAGGTGCTCGACGTCATCAAGGACCTCGCGCTGGGCGGCACCACGATGATCGTGGTGACCCACGAGATCGGCTTCGCCCGCGAGGTCGCCGACACCGTGGTCTTCATGGACGACGGCGTGGTGGTCGAGCAGGGCCCGCCGGCGGCCGTCCTCGACGACCCGCAGCACGAGCGGACCAAGGCCTTCCTGGCCAAGGTCCTCTGA
- a CDS encoding fumarylacetoacetate hydrolase family protein, with amino-acid sequence MKLLRVGPPGAERPVVLGQDGTAYDLSGVTPDIDGGFLAGLDATALAELAGAAAAGRLPVADIAGRRVGAPVARPGKVVGIGLNYRDHAAEAGAAIPDEPVIFLKPSSTVVGPYDEVLVPRGGEKTDYEAELAVVIGRTGRYLEDHAAAAAVIAGYTIANDVTERAFQFERGGQWDKGKSAETFTPLGPWLVTADEVADPQRLPLRLWVNGELRQDGSTGQMVFPVLELVRYASWFMVLEPGDVIVTGTPAGVTLGRPGTPFLAPGDVVEIEIDGLGRQRQVLGKA; translated from the coding sequence ATGAAGCTCCTCCGTGTCGGCCCGCCGGGCGCCGAACGCCCGGTCGTGCTGGGCCAGGACGGCACCGCGTACGACCTCTCCGGGGTGACCCCGGACATCGACGGCGGGTTCCTCGCCGGGCTGGACGCCACCGCGCTGGCCGAACTGGCCGGAGCGGCCGCCGCCGGGCGGCTGCCGGTCGCCGACATCGCGGGCCGGCGGGTCGGCGCGCCGGTCGCCCGGCCGGGCAAGGTGGTGGGGATCGGCCTCAACTACCGCGACCACGCGGCCGAGGCCGGTGCGGCGATCCCGGACGAGCCGGTGATCTTCCTCAAGCCGAGCTCGACCGTGGTCGGCCCGTACGACGAGGTGCTGGTGCCGCGCGGCGGCGAGAAGACCGACTACGAGGCCGAACTGGCCGTGGTGATCGGCCGCACCGGCCGCTACCTGGAGGACCACGCGGCCGCGGCCGCGGTGATCGCCGGGTACACGATCGCCAACGACGTGACCGAGCGGGCGTTCCAGTTCGAGCGCGGCGGCCAGTGGGACAAGGGCAAGTCGGCGGAGACCTTCACCCCGCTCGGGCCCTGGCTGGTCACCGCGGACGAGGTGGCGGACCCGCAGCGGCTGCCGCTGCGGCTCTGGGTCAACGGCGAGCTGCGGCAGGACGGCTCCACCGGGCAGATGGTCTTCCCGGTGCTGGAGCTGGTCCGGTACGCGAGCTGGTTCATGGTGCTGGAACCGGGCGACGTGATCGTCACCGGGACCCCGGCCGGCGTCACCCTCGGCCGCCCGGGCACGCCCTTCCTGGCGCCGGGCGACGTCGTCGAGATCGAGATCGACGGGCTCGGCCGCCAGCGCCAGGTGCTCGGCAAGGCCTGA